In the Paenibacillus sp. FSL H7-0357 genome, one interval contains:
- a CDS encoding quaternary amine ABC transporter ATP-binding protein, producing MAIIEVKELTKVFGHDAGRALPLLAQGWSKEKIAREAKLTVGVNKAEFSIEEGEIFVIMGLSGSGKSTLVRLLNRLIEPTGGQVFFKGNDVVKMNPEELRRFRRKNIGMVFQKFALFPHRTVLANAEYGLEVQGVEKKERTRLAMEALELVGLKGWENHRPDQLSGGMQQRVGLARGLANDPDILLMDEAFSALDPLIRKDMQQELLELQARVKKTIVFITHDLDEALRIGDRIALMKDGVIVQIGTPEEILIQPANKYVERFVEDVDLSKVLTAAHVMRQPEMIRPERGPRVALQLMRDSGVSSLYVASNEMKLQGVLTAEKALEALKENKSILEVMVREIPRVRPDTLLNDLFELMSETHLPVAVVDEEDKLKGIVIKGAVLSALAGNAVPEGGIGS from the coding sequence ATGGCAATTATAGAGGTAAAAGAACTTACCAAAGTATTCGGTCATGATGCGGGACGGGCACTTCCATTACTAGCACAAGGTTGGTCTAAAGAGAAGATTGCCCGTGAAGCCAAGCTGACGGTTGGTGTCAACAAGGCTGAATTCAGCATCGAAGAAGGAGAAATATTTGTCATCATGGGTTTGTCAGGTAGTGGCAAATCCACGCTAGTCCGTTTATTGAACCGTCTGATTGAGCCCACAGGGGGCCAGGTCTTTTTTAAAGGCAATGATGTGGTCAAAATGAATCCCGAAGAGCTGCGCCGGTTCCGGCGTAAAAATATCGGCATGGTCTTCCAGAAGTTTGCATTGTTTCCGCACCGCACGGTGCTGGCTAATGCTGAATATGGTCTTGAAGTACAGGGCGTGGAGAAAAAAGAGAGAACCCGGCTTGCCATGGAGGCACTGGAGCTTGTAGGCCTTAAAGGCTGGGAGAACCACCGCCCTGATCAATTGAGCGGAGGCATGCAGCAGCGTGTGGGTCTTGCGCGCGGTCTTGCCAATGACCCGGATATCCTGCTGATGGATGAAGCCTTCAGTGCGCTTGATCCGCTGATCCGCAAGGATATGCAGCAGGAGCTGCTGGAACTGCAGGCAAGAGTGAAGAAGACGATCGTGTTCATTACGCATGACCTGGATGAGGCCCTGCGGATCGGTGACCGGATCGCTTTGATGAAGGATGGTGTGATCGTCCAGATCGGCACTCCGGAAGAGATCCTTATTCAGCCTGCGAACAAATATGTGGAGCGGTTTGTGGAGGATGTAGACTTGTCGAAAGTCCTGACAGCTGCGCATGTGATGCGCCAGCCGGAAATGATCCGGCCGGAACGCGGTCCGCGTGTTGCGCTTCAGCTGATGCGGGACAGCGGCGTATCCAGTCTCTATGTGGCGAGCAATGAAATGAAGCTGCAAGGCGTACTTACTGCAGAGAAAGCGCTGGAGGCACTCAAGGAGAATAAAAGCATTCTTGAAGTGATGGTCCGTGAAATTCCCCGTGTACGTCCGGACACGCTGCTGAACGACCTGTTCGAGCTGATGTCCGAGACACATCTGCCGGTTGCGGTAGTGGATGAAGAAGATAAGCTAAAGGGCATTGTGATTAAAGGGGCAGTACTTTCCGCCCTTGCAGGCAATGCGGTACCGGAAGGAGGCATCGGTTCATGA
- a CDS encoding GbsR/MarR family transcriptional regulator: MNDLEGLPPEQIEKISKVRERVIDSIGKNMDLYGITLSIGHLYGYMYFNQGPVTLDELSRTMGMSKTSMSTGVRTLLDLKMIDKVWGKGTRKDLFEVVPDWHQNFSDYFSIKWRKAVEGNMSALAKSLAEIKQIKSEYADNPDIEKLLNRDEAKIEEAIKYYRWLLKLIEALETGKIFDFIPKEK, translated from the coding sequence ATGAACGATTTAGAAGGGCTTCCGCCCGAGCAAATAGAGAAAATCAGCAAGGTCCGCGAACGGGTCATTGATTCCATTGGCAAAAACATGGATTTGTACGGAATCACCCTATCCATTGGGCATTTATACGGTTACATGTACTTTAATCAAGGCCCCGTAACGCTGGACGAGCTAAGCCGTACGATGGGAATGAGCAAAACATCCATGAGTACAGGAGTGCGCACCTTGCTTGACCTGAAGATGATCGACAAGGTGTGGGGAAAAGGAACCCGAAAAGATCTGTTCGAGGTCGTTCCCGACTGGCATCAGAATTTCAGTGACTATTTCTCAATTAAATGGAGAAAAGCCGTAGAGGGAAATATGTCCGCACTGGCTAAATCGCTTGCTGAAATCAAACAAATAAAATCCGAGTATGCTGACAATCCGGATATTGAGAAGCTCCTGAATAGAGATGAAGCAAAAATTGAAGAAGCCATTAAGTACTACCGCTGGCTGCTGAAGCTGATTGAAGCCCTGGAAACCGGCAAGATATTCGACTTCATTCCCAAAGAAAAGTAA
- a CDS encoding LacI family DNA-binding transcriptional regulator: MNIKKIAEMAGVSVSTVSKIMNNYSDVSEKTKQRVLEIIEQTGYSPSNSAKTLATKKSSLIGVIFAGEFNVEFTHPFFIEVLNSFKKQMGVLGYDLIFFSNEKFISSGDYFARCQHFHVDGCVIISGQKMEPAIRDLDMSSIPCIGVDMELKGKKSGYVMSDNYQISSKVVEHFYLLGYRELGFIGSTADSDISNRREAGYIKAIEDFGLAMNPTWFVHGEDFFEASGYAAMQTLIEKGSLPQAIFAASDLLALGAIRALKEHGLRIPEDIAIIGCDDIEACKYTSPTLTTIRQNKERLGVLAAHMLFDLINNQSEGGSFVVEPALIVRESCGSRLNAKPHQSSL; encoded by the coding sequence ATGAATATTAAAAAGATTGCCGAAATGGCAGGTGTCTCCGTCTCAACGGTTTCGAAAATCATGAATAATTACAGCGATGTTTCGGAAAAAACGAAACAGCGGGTGCTGGAGATTATCGAACAAACCGGATATTCCCCCTCTAATTCCGCGAAAACACTGGCCACCAAAAAATCGAGTCTGATCGGGGTCATTTTTGCCGGTGAATTTAATGTCGAATTTACCCATCCTTTTTTCATTGAGGTGCTGAATTCCTTCAAGAAACAGATGGGTGTGCTGGGGTACGATCTAATTTTTTTCTCCAACGAGAAATTTATCAGCAGCGGTGATTATTTCGCGCGCTGCCAGCATTTTCATGTGGATGGCTGCGTGATCATCTCCGGGCAGAAGATGGAGCCCGCAATCCGCGACCTCGATATGAGCAGCATTCCCTGCATCGGCGTAGATATGGAGCTTAAGGGTAAAAAATCCGGGTATGTGATGTCGGACAACTATCAAATCTCCTCCAAGGTCGTAGAGCATTTCTATCTGCTTGGCTACAGAGAGCTTGGCTTTATCGGCAGTACGGCGGATTCGGATATTTCCAACCGGCGGGAAGCAGGGTATATCAAGGCAATCGAAGATTTTGGTCTGGCGATGAATCCCACGTGGTTCGTGCATGGAGAGGATTTCTTTGAAGCCAGCGGTTATGCGGCCATGCAGACTCTCATCGAGAAAGGCAGCCTGCCGCAAGCGATCTTTGCCGCTTCCGATTTGCTGGCACTTGGGGCCATCCGCGCCTTGAAGGAGCACGGACTGCGCATCCCTGAAGATATCGCCATCATCGGCTGTGACGATATTGAGGCCTGCAAATACACCAGCCCTACGCTGACTACGATCCGCCAGAACAAAGAACGGCTTGGCGTACTTGCGGCTCATATGCTGTTCGATCTAATTAACAATCAATCAGAAGGCGGTTCGTTTGTCGTTGAACCGGCGCTAATCGTCCGCGAATCCTGCGGCAGCCGGTTGAATGCTAAGCCTCACCAATCCTCTTTATAA
- a CDS encoding MFS transporter: MATWFLIIIYLSFISLGIPDSLLGSAWPVLHLEIGAPFGSAGLISMIIAGGTIVSSLVSGSIIKKLGTGTITLISCCMTAGALLGFSFAPSLVWLAVLAIPLGLGGGAVDAALNHYVADNYKAHHMSWLHCFWGVGATAGPMIMSFYIANHNSWREGYSAVSIIQFGLVIVLLVTLPLWKRVAKLHHAAEVGNSNETQPDGLEGSNTGISSPPAKVKVHPTRLKGVKFSLLAFLFYCGVESTVGLWGASYLVGAREVSAELAAGWISMYYGGITIGRLITGFVTLRISNRVLILAGQLIAALGGLLLLLPLPDVMTLVGLILIGLGLAPIYPGLLHETPARFGKENSAQLMGYQMAVAYTGTTLLPPLFGLIASGISISLFPAIVLAFLLLMMLSSEQVNRVLKRSRSEA, from the coding sequence ATGGCAACTTGGTTTCTAATCATTATCTATCTTTCATTTATCAGCTTGGGCATTCCCGATTCGTTGCTGGGGTCCGCCTGGCCGGTGCTGCATCTGGAAATCGGCGCTCCCTTTGGATCGGCGGGTCTCATCTCTATGATCATTGCCGGAGGGACCATCGTCTCAAGTCTGGTAAGCGGCAGCATCATTAAAAAGCTGGGCACAGGGACGATTACCCTGATCAGCTGCTGTATGACCGCTGGTGCGCTGCTGGGCTTTTCCTTCGCGCCTTCACTGGTTTGGTTGGCGGTTCTGGCTATTCCCCTGGGACTTGGAGGCGGAGCGGTAGATGCTGCGCTCAACCATTATGTAGCCGATAATTACAAAGCCCATCACATGAGCTGGCTGCATTGTTTTTGGGGTGTCGGTGCAACGGCGGGGCCGATGATCATGTCCTTTTATATTGCGAACCACAATTCATGGAGAGAAGGCTATTCGGCCGTTTCGATCATCCAGTTCGGTCTGGTAATCGTTTTGCTTGTCACCCTTCCGTTATGGAAGCGGGTAGCGAAACTGCATCATGCTGCAGAGGTTGGGAATTCGAACGAAACCCAGCCTGACGGGCTCGAGGGGAGTAACACCGGCATCAGTTCCCCGCCTGCCAAAGTGAAGGTTCATCCCACTCGTCTCAAAGGCGTTAAATTCTCGCTTCTCGCATTCTTGTTTTATTGCGGTGTCGAATCCACGGTCGGGTTATGGGGGGCCAGCTATTTAGTAGGGGCAAGAGAGGTGTCAGCCGAATTGGCTGCCGGCTGGATTTCTATGTACTATGGCGGAATCACAATCGGCAGATTGATTACCGGATTTGTGACCCTAAGGATCAGTAACCGGGTGCTGATTCTGGCGGGTCAGCTTATAGCTGCCTTGGGTGGATTGCTGTTACTTCTTCCACTGCCTGACGTAATGACCCTCGTTGGACTCATCCTGATCGGGCTGGGGCTTGCGCCGATATATCCCGGGCTGCTTCATGAAACACCGGCCCGTTTCGGCAAAGAGAACTCCGCGCAATTAATGGGGTACCAGATGGCAGTCGCCTATACAGGAACAACCTTGCTGCCCCCATTGTTTGGTCTAATCGCTTCCGGAATTAGCATCAGCCTGTTTCCGGCCATCGTATTGGCGTTTTTGCTATTGATGATGCTGAGTTCAGAGCAGGTGAACCGGGTCCTGAAACGAAGCCGGTCAGAAGCGTAG
- a CDS encoding ROK family protein: MEKANGYLIKDINLNLVRQAMKQIGTGSKSQLAALTKLSVVTINSLVKELVQLGELSEDETVPSNGGRPALTYRYNYGFSLALVIHMNEKQGEDVVVVTVINLGDEIIEREEYGIPLFNLERFYELIEQYLSKHPTIKVIGIGIPGQSVNGEIKVSSHDQLKGVRLSEVIQEQFGLPVMLENDVNAAISGYCSRTEKDDNQCVLGVYFPRSYPPGMGIYLNGSVVKGKDGMAGEIKFLPVEVDWNNPVKTEMFIEAACTIIHTVNVVLAPDEIVIYQSLMDEETWGSAWELYRSQHAMPSMPSIILLDSFHEDFEAGMRWLTLKQLEPDIWGN, from the coding sequence ATGGAGAAGGCTAACGGTTACTTAATCAAAGATATTAATCTCAACCTTGTGCGGCAGGCCATGAAGCAGATTGGAACGGGATCTAAGTCACAGCTGGCCGCATTGACCAAGCTAAGCGTGGTTACTATTAATTCACTGGTCAAGGAATTGGTTCAGCTCGGTGAATTGTCGGAAGACGAAACGGTCCCATCCAATGGGGGCAGACCTGCGCTTACTTACCGGTACAATTACGGATTTAGCCTGGCGCTGGTCATTCATATGAATGAGAAGCAGGGTGAGGATGTAGTTGTTGTGACGGTAATTAATTTAGGGGATGAGATTATAGAGCGGGAAGAATACGGCATACCGCTGTTCAATCTTGAACGGTTTTATGAATTGATTGAGCAATATCTGTCGAAACACCCTACCATCAAGGTGATTGGGATCGGTATTCCCGGCCAGTCAGTCAATGGGGAAATCAAAGTAAGCAGTCATGACCAGCTGAAAGGCGTAAGATTGAGCGAAGTTATACAGGAGCAATTTGGATTGCCGGTTATGTTGGAAAACGATGTGAATGCTGCGATCAGCGGGTACTGTTCCCGAACCGAGAAAGATGATAATCAATGTGTGCTTGGTGTATATTTTCCAAGGTCCTATCCTCCCGGCATGGGGATTTATTTGAACGGGAGTGTAGTGAAGGGCAAGGACGGCATGGCCGGTGAAATTAAATTTCTTCCGGTGGAGGTGGACTGGAACAATCCGGTCAAAACTGAGATGTTTATAGAGGCAGCCTGCACGATTATTCATACGGTGAATGTTGTGCTTGCTCCGGATGAAATTGTTATTTACCAGAGCCTGATGGATGAGGAAACCTGGGGCAGCGCTTGGGAATTGTACAGATCTCAACATGCAATGCCTTCCATGCCGAGCATCATTCTGCTCGATTCATTTCATGAAGACTTTGAGGCAGGCATGCGCTGGCTGACCTTAAAGCAGCTGGAGCCTGATATTTGGGGCAATTGA
- a CDS encoding ketoacyl-ACP synthase III, producing the protein MTGAKITAIGSYVPVRRLTNSDLEQMVETNDEWIVQRTGIRERRISREDEYTSDLCVSAAQDLLKRYGKSAGDVDMVIVATSTPDFSFPSVASIIQHRLGIPLTAGAVDMSAACAGFVYALHTAHAYVASGLHRKVLVLGADALSKITDYTDRSTCILFGDGAGAVLVESDEQEDNFLGFHLGSDGGGAHHVYRTGLSHKVNGIELMNPGKLVQNGREVFRWAVRTVPQGIQQVLKNAGAELAQVDWLIPHSANLRMIEPICERLDYPLEQALYSLEYFGNTSAASIPLALDLGVREGKVLNGQQILLYGFGAGLAHAGQLLKLALDPQVELPAQL; encoded by the coding sequence TTGACGGGTGCGAAAATTACAGCGATTGGATCTTATGTGCCAGTCCGGAGGCTGACCAATAGCGATTTGGAACAGATGGTAGAGACGAACGATGAGTGGATTGTCCAGCGAACCGGAATCCGCGAGCGGAGAATCAGCCGTGAAGATGAATATACCAGCGATTTATGTGTTTCCGCCGCGCAGGATCTGCTGAAGCGTTATGGCAAATCTGCCGGGGACGTGGATATGGTTATTGTGGCTACCAGCACGCCTGACTTTTCTTTTCCTTCTGTAGCATCCATAATTCAGCACCGTCTGGGAATTCCGCTTACCGCCGGAGCTGTCGATATGAGCGCCGCCTGTGCAGGCTTTGTCTATGCCTTGCATACGGCCCACGCTTATGTCGCATCAGGATTGCACCGCAAGGTTCTGGTTCTTGGGGCAGATGCGCTGTCCAAAATTACGGACTATACCGACCGCAGCACCTGTATTCTTTTTGGGGATGGGGCCGGGGCGGTTCTTGTGGAGAGCGATGAGCAGGAGGACAACTTCCTCGGCTTCCATCTGGGCAGTGACGGCGGCGGAGCACATCATGTGTACCGCACGGGCCTGTCGCATAAGGTGAACGGGATTGAACTGATGAATCCAGGCAAGCTGGTGCAAAATGGCCGGGAGGTTTTCCGCTGGGCGGTAAGAACCGTACCCCAAGGCATCCAGCAGGTGCTTAAAAATGCGGGGGCAGAGCTTGCACAAGTGGACTGGCTGATTCCGCACAGCGCCAACCTGCGGATGATCGAGCCCATTTGTGAGCGCTTGGATTATCCTCTTGAGCAGGCTCTGTACAGCCTTGAATATTTCGGCAATACGTCGGCCGCAAGCATACCGCTCGCCCTGGACCTGGGTGTCCGCGAGGGCAAAGTGTTGAATGGCCAGCAGATTCTATTGTACGGATTCGGCGCGGGTCTGGCCCATGCCGGTCAACTCCTAAAGCTGGCGCTGGACCCGCAGGTCGAGCTTCCGGCGCAGCTTTAA
- a CDS encoding glycoside hydrolase family 28 protein has protein sequence MYNIADYGALRDSPVPATGAIADAIAAASRDGGGTVVIPAGTFRTGAVLLRSNIELHLSPGAVLSFSTEPGDFPAVESRWEGVKRQVHASCIYGEDLVNVSITGSGILEGNGAPWWNKHRNHPEALEYPRPTLIGFNNCSRVTIKDVTLLNSPSWTVNPICCSNVTIDNISILNPPDSPNTDGINPESCSGVRISNCNIDVGDDCIAIKAGTEDTKERIPCENITITNCTMIHGHGAVVLGSEMSGDIRNVTISNCVFKQTDRGIRMKSRRGRGGTIEDIRVSNIVMEDVICPFTLNLYYFCGPRGKEKYVWDKNPYPVTAETPTFRRIHFESITARGVHAAAGFLYGLAEQYVSEITFSNVDISMAKNAVPGQPDMMTGIEDMNNRGFFLGNVRDVRFQQVTVENHEGPAFYIENGEEVEIINCRSRNTAQPEKLVEQVEVEPASI, from the coding sequence ATGTATAACATTGCGGATTACGGAGCGCTGCGGGATAGTCCAGTGCCGGCAACGGGAGCTATTGCGGATGCCATTGCGGCAGCGAGCAGAGACGGCGGCGGAACGGTGGTTATCCCGGCGGGGACATTCAGAACAGGGGCGGTGCTGCTGCGCAGCAACATAGAGCTGCACTTAAGCCCTGGGGCGGTTCTGTCATTCAGCACCGAGCCCGGGGACTTTCCGGCTGTGGAATCCAGATGGGAAGGCGTGAAACGGCAAGTGCATGCGTCCTGCATTTACGGAGAGGATCTAGTGAATGTATCCATTACCGGAAGCGGAATCCTGGAGGGCAACGGCGCCCCCTGGTGGAACAAGCACCGGAATCACCCGGAGGCGCTGGAGTATCCCCGTCCAACGCTGATCGGATTTAACAACTGCAGCCGGGTTACGATCAAGGATGTAACGCTGCTGAACTCACCGAGCTGGACGGTGAATCCGATCTGCTGCAGCAATGTGACGATCGACAATATCTCGATCCTGAACCCGCCGGATTCACCGAATACGGACGGCATTAATCCGGAATCCTGCTCGGGTGTGCGCATCAGCAACTGCAATATTGATGTAGGCGATGACTGCATCGCGATCAAAGCGGGAACCGAGGATACGAAAGAGCGGATTCCCTGCGAGAATATAACCATCACCAACTGTACGATGATTCATGGCCATGGGGCGGTAGTGCTGGGCAGTGAAATGAGCGGCGATATCCGCAATGTGACGATCAGCAACTGCGTGTTCAAGCAGACCGACCGCGGCATTCGCATGAAGTCCAGACGGGGCCGCGGAGGGACGATTGAGGATATTCGCGTCAGCAACATTGTGATGGAGGACGTGATTTGCCCCTTTACACTTAACCTGTATTATTTCTGCGGACCCCGCGGCAAAGAGAAATATGTCTGGGACAAAAATCCGTATCCCGTTACGGCGGAAACGCCAACGTTTAGACGGATTCATTTTGAGAGTATTACCGCACGGGGCGTCCATGCGGCTGCAGGTTTCCTGTATGGGCTGGCGGAGCAGTATGTTTCGGAGATTACCTTTTCGAATGTCGATATTTCAATGGCCAAGAATGCCGTTCCCGGCCAGCCCGACATGATGACAGGCATTGAGGATATGAACAACCGCGGATTTTTTCTGGGGAATGTACGGGATGTCCGGTTTCAGCAGGTGACGGTTGAGAATCATGAAGGCCCGGCCTTTTATATCGAGAATGGTGAAGAGGTTGAAATCATTAACTGCCGTTCAAGAAATACCGCCCAGCCGGAAAAGCTGGTGGAGCAGGTGGAAGTAGAACCGGCAAGCATATAG
- a CDS encoding glycoside hydrolase family 88/105 protein, giving the protein MIGSLPKTPMEWAKKACDSLMDTYQAGELPPAHRWHYHQGVFLCGMELLWEAVREDRYLEYIGQYVDDLVDDQGNFYFARDELDAVQAGLLLFTLHERTGKGKYRTAADKLRNLLLTVNRTAEGGYWHKDKYPYQMWLDGLYMAGVFSLKYANAYGEAGLRQTVLHQEKLMRKYMKDEATGLLYHAWDESRRMPWANPETGCSPEFWSRSLGWYGLALSQFLDLLPADEPGRAELAAALSEFVQALIRYQDKDSGLWYQVVDKGDEPDNWLETSGSCLFVYTIAKAVKLGLATEEAAAVTAAQKGYEGLISVLQQDDQGRVILPDICIGTSAGDYENYVTRPKVSNDLHGVGALVMACVEMESLYRR; this is encoded by the coding sequence ATGATAGGCAGTCTGCCGAAAACACCCATGGAATGGGCAAAAAAAGCCTGTGACTCTTTAATGGATACTTATCAAGCGGGAGAGCTTCCTCCTGCACATCGCTGGCACTACCATCAAGGCGTGTTTCTGTGCGGGATGGAGCTGCTCTGGGAAGCTGTCCGGGAGGACCGCTATCTGGAGTACATCGGTCAATATGTGGATGATCTGGTGGATGATCAGGGCAATTTCTATTTTGCCCGCGATGAGCTGGATGCGGTTCAGGCAGGACTGCTGCTGTTCACGCTACATGAACGGACCGGCAAGGGCAAGTACCGGACGGCTGCCGATAAGCTGAGAAATCTGCTGCTGACAGTAAACAGAACCGCCGAAGGCGGATACTGGCACAAGGATAAGTATCCTTATCAAATGTGGCTTGACGGACTCTACATGGCCGGAGTCTTCTCGCTGAAATATGCCAATGCCTACGGGGAAGCCGGCTTGCGGCAAACCGTGTTGCATCAGGAGAAGCTGATGCGCAAATACATGAAGGATGAAGCTACCGGCCTTTTGTATCATGCCTGGGATGAGAGCCGGCGCATGCCTTGGGCCAACCCCGAAACGGGCTGCTCTCCCGAGTTCTGGAGCCGGTCCCTGGGCTGGTACGGTCTGGCATTGTCGCAATTTCTGGACCTGCTGCCGGCAGATGAACCGGGCCGGGCGGAGCTGGCTGCTGCGCTAAGCGAATTCGTGCAGGCCTTGATCCGTTATCAGGATAAGGACAGCGGACTGTGGTACCAGGTCGTGGATAAGGGCGATGAGCCGGATAACTGGCTGGAAACGTCGGGGTCCTGCCTGTTCGTCTACACCATCGCCAAAGCGGTGAAATTGGGTCTGGCTACTGAAGAAGCAGCAGCGGTGACAGCAGCCCAAAAAGGCTATGAAGGCCTGATCTCGGTGCTTCAGCAGGATGATCAGGGCCGCGTGATCCTGCCGGATATCTGCATCGGCACTTCGGCGGGCGACTATGAGAATTATGTCACCCGGCCTAAGGTCAGCAATGATCTGCATGGGGTGGGGGCGCTCGTCATGGCTTGTGTGGAGATGGAGTCTTTGTACAGAAGGTAA
- a CDS encoding carbohydrate ABC transporter permease: MVEDRTIGGRIFAAVNFTLLALIALVTVLPFIHVVAGSFTTSAELAANKFVLIPKVWSFEAYKFIFSTDTIFRALGVSIGVTLIGTAFSMFITALMAYGLSRRDLDGRNVINFLVVFTMLFHGGMIPTFLVVKELGLIDSYAALILPSAISAFNMIILKNFFQNIPEGLEESAKIDGCNDFGILFRIVLPLSLPSIATISLFYAVTYWNTYMSAILYLDDSAKWPIQVLLRQIVVLASGMDYSSSLDAAVPPPDQTIKMAVIVVATLPILMVYPFLQKHFAKGAMLGSMKG; encoded by the coding sequence ATGGTAGAAGACAGAACGATCGGCGGCCGGATCTTTGCTGCTGTTAACTTTACGCTGCTGGCCCTCATTGCACTGGTGACGGTGCTTCCATTTATCCACGTGGTGGCAGGCTCCTTCACAACCAGTGCGGAGCTCGCGGCCAACAAATTTGTGCTGATTCCAAAAGTATGGAGCTTTGAGGCGTACAAGTTTATTTTCTCGACGGATACGATTTTTAGAGCGCTGGGAGTTTCGATTGGGGTTACGCTCATCGGTACAGCATTCAGTATGTTTATAACAGCTTTAATGGCCTACGGCCTCTCCAGACGGGATCTGGACGGGCGCAATGTTATTAACTTTCTGGTTGTGTTCACGATGTTGTTTCACGGCGGGATGATTCCTACGTTCCTGGTTGTGAAGGAGCTGGGGCTGATTGATTCCTATGCGGCTCTAATTCTGCCTTCGGCAATCAGTGCGTTTAACATGATTATTCTCAAAAACTTTTTTCAGAATATCCCGGAAGGTCTTGAGGAATCCGCCAAAATTGACGGCTGCAACGACTTCGGCATCCTGTTCCGGATTGTATTGCCGTTATCTTTGCCCTCGATTGCGACAATTTCCCTGTTCTATGCGGTGACGTATTGGAACACCTATATGAGTGCCATTCTGTATCTGGATGACAGCGCCAAATGGCCGATCCAGGTGCTGCTCAGACAAATTGTCGTGCTGGCCAGCGGGATGGATTACAGCTCTTCGCTCGATGCTGCGGTTCCGCCGCCGGATCAGACGATCAAGATGGCCGTTATCGTGGTGGCAACCCTGCCGATTCTGATGGTTTATCCGTTCTTGCAGAAGCATTTTGCCAAAGGGGCTATGCTGGGATCAATGAAGGGTTAA
- a CDS encoding ABC transporter permease, producing the protein MQEVTAQPSAIPELEPKKYKSSSELKKRLWRNKLLYVMLIPGVLFFVIFKYFPMYGLVISFQDYKPYQGILGSNWVGLEHFKRLFAEPDFLNILGNTLILFGMNIIFYFPIPIILALMLNELRGTFFKRLFQTLVYLPHFMSWVIVVSITFVMVTMDGGIINELLVYFGLPKVNFLLNPDWFRPMYIIQVIWREAGWGTIIYLAAIAAVDPGLYEAARMDGAGRLRQVWHITLPAIRSVIITLLILKIGSVLDLGFEHAYLLLNSMNREVAEIIDTYVYTAGLRQGQFSYSTAIGFFKSVIGLIMVMSVNKLSKKMGEEGVY; encoded by the coding sequence ATGCAGGAAGTCACCGCTCAGCCCAGCGCAATTCCTGAGCTGGAGCCCAAAAAATACAAAAGCAGCAGTGAACTCAAAAAGCGGCTGTGGAGAAATAAACTGCTTTACGTCATGCTGATACCGGGAGTGCTGTTTTTTGTTATTTTTAAATACTTTCCAATGTACGGGTTGGTCATTTCCTTTCAGGATTACAAGCCTTATCAGGGGATCCTCGGCAGCAATTGGGTAGGGCTTGAGCATTTCAAGCGGCTGTTCGCGGAGCCGGATTTTCTCAATATCCTGGGGAATACGCTGATTTTATTCGGAATGAATATCATCTTTTATTTTCCGATTCCGATTATCCTTGCCCTGATGCTGAATGAGCTGAGAGGCACATTTTTCAAAAGATTGTTCCAGACACTCGTTTATCTGCCCCACTTTATGTCATGGGTTATCGTCGTCTCGATTACTTTCGTTATGGTCACGATGGACGGAGGAATTATTAACGAGCTATTGGTCTATTTCGGCCTTCCCAAGGTGAATTTCCTGCTGAATCCCGACTGGTTCAGGCCAATGTATATCATTCAGGTCATTTGGAGAGAAGCAGGCTGGGGCACCATCATTTATCTCGCAGCCATTGCGGCTGTGGATCCCGGACTTTACGAAGCTGCGCGCATGGACGGAGCCGGCCGGCTGAGACAGGTCTGGCACATTACCCTTCCGGCGATCCGAAGCGTCATTATTACACTACTGATTCTGAAAATCGGTTCCGTGCTGGATCTTGGATTTGAACACGCCTATCTGCTGCTCAACTCCATGAACCGGGAAGTGGCGGAAATTATTGATACGTACGTGTATACCGCAGGTTTGAGACAAGGACAATTCAGTTACAGTACGGCTATTGGCTTCTTTAAATCGGTGATTGGACTCATTATGGTCATGTCGGTCAACAAATTATCGAAGAAAATGGGAGAAGAAGGCGTTTATTGA